In the genome of Maridesulfovibrio zosterae DSM 11974, the window GATCTAAAACAGGTAAAAATATCCACTGGATTGTGTACACGTCACCAATCAAAGACCGTAACGGAAAGATTGTTGCCGCTATGGAAATGATGATTGACATCACTAGAAGAAAAGAACTGGAAGAGAGGCTTGCTGCTTCTGAACAACGATACCATGCCATTTTCAACTCTATTCCGGGGGCAGTATTTGTACTGGATGCCGACACTCTGAATATCCTCAACTGCAATGATCCTGTTGAAGAAATATACGGATATACATTTAAAGAAGTTGTCGGACATTCTTTTCTATTGTTCTTTAAAGAAGAAGAGCGCCCGGACTATGAACATCTTCTCAAAATTAAAGCAGAGATCGGGCCCTGTTCCCAGTTACAAAAATCCGGCAGCCCCATCTATGCAGTACTTCGAATCTCACCGGCTGAATTCAATGGCACAAAAACACTTATCGTCACCTGCAGTGATGTGACTCAGAAGCTCAAGGCAGAGCAACAACTTATTCAGGCCAGCAAAATGAGTACCCTGGGAGAGATGGCATCAGGAGTAGCGCATGAACTTAATCAGCCGCTATCAATACTCAAAACTATCAGTAATCTCATGATGCGCAAAGTATCCCGCGAACAGTATATTGATCCTGAAATACTCACAGAAATGGCTGATGGTATAAATTCTCATGTCGATAGAGCCAGTAAAATAATTACCCATATGCGTGAATTTGGACGCAAGTCAGATCTAAAAACGATGCCCGTTCAGATTAACGATGTGCTTAGGCGCGGTTTCGAATTTTTCAGCAGACAACTCAGGGTCCGCAACATCACCGTTGAATGGGATTTAAACAGCCACGTACCTATCATTATGGCAGATTCCAATAGACTCGAGCAGGTAGTCATCAACCTGCTCATCAATGCTCGTGACGCCATAGAAGAACACTGGTCAAATAAAGTTCCGCTGGCCGATGACAAGAAGATTTATATCTCAACAACATATACAGATGAAAATGTCATAATAGACATATGTGACACAGGGCCTGGTATTCCTGAACAAATTAAGGGAAGACTATTTGAACCGTTCTTCACGACCAAGGATGTAGGAAAAGGGACAGGATTGGGACTGTCAATCTCATATGGGATTATTAAAGATTACAACGGAAATATCAGCGCATCTTCCAGAAAAGGACTTGGCGCATGTTTCACTATAACTTTTCCACGCGGAGACTTGAACAAGCAGTAAATCGAAGCAACGTGATACTAACTCATGATCAAACATAAACTCATATTGAACATACACTATACTCAACATAGGACTGCGATATGGACATACTCAACTTTATCATAAACTTTATTTCTTCAATGGGGCTTGGTGAACAAATATCCATTGCTACAGGTCTCATATATATTGTTTTAAGCGTACGTCAGAATTCTCTTTGCTGGCCTTTTGGAATCATAAGTGTCGGAATATGGATGACAATTGTCTTTCAGGGCAAACTGTATTCTGATGCTTTTTTGCAATTTATATATGTAGTATTAGGCTTTTATGGCTGGTATCAATGGCTTCGCGGAGGAACAGACAGCGAACCGCTGAAAGTTCAAAGATTGAGTGCTAAAATGGCACTTAAGTTAACCGGAATGGGATTGATTGCCTTCCTCCCTGCCGGATACGCAGCAGAACACTATCTTCACGCTTCCTATCCGTGGTGGGATGCTTTGACCACCGTTCTCTCACTGATTGCTCAATATCTACTTGCTAAAAAATATATTGAAAACTGGATTCTCTGGATTATAGCCGATGTAATGTATATCGGAATATATCACTTAAAAGGATGGACGGGCTACAGTGGATTGATGGCCGTATATACCATCATGGCTGTTATCGGTTATATGCAATGGCTGAAATCATATCAGGCAGAGAGAGTAAAATTGTGTCAACCCGTATAGTCCTGATCGGTTCCGAATGTACTGGCAAAACGACACTAGCTGCAAAGCTGGCTGAACACTATAAGGTCAAATTTGTACCGGAATATCTGCGCGAATATTTTGAAATAAAACAAGGTAGTCTAAGTATCAGCGATGCCATTCCCATTGCATCAGCACAACTTGAGCTTGAAAATGAAGCAGAGAAAAGAGGTGATAACCCTATCATCTGTGATACTGATATCATCTCTTCAATAGTCTACACAAAATATTACTTCGGCAGCCGCCCTGATTGGTTTGAATCACAACTGCTAAAACGCAGCAAAAGTATTTATCTGCTCTGTGATATTGACGTCAAATGGAGTGCAGATGGACAACGGGACATGCCTGAAAATCGTAATTATATGCAGAAAATGTTCATTAAAGAATTACAATTCAGAAAATATTCTTTTCACTCAATAACGGGCTCACTATCTGAGAGAATAAAAAAATCCACCATACTAATTGATCTTGCATTAAGTAATAATGACAAAGCCAATTAGCATGGGGAGTAAAATGTAGCAGTTTCTTACTGTATTAGTTAAACATACAGATAAAACTTTAGATGAATATTTCAGGGACCTTACGTTCTTTGCAGTTATCGGCAAGCCACTTAGAAATTTCTATCATTCTGGGAACCTGTAATATTCTAGCACCTGAAGCACAGACTTTTACGCAGGCACAGCAAAAAATACATTTTTCAGGATCAGTTTCAACTTGGGCGCTTACAGTAATTGCACCACTGGGACAAATGCGTTCACAGGAGCCGCATAAAAGACAACTGTCTGAAGAAACAGGAGCAGCAGACATCTTAGGCTGACGTTCTTTATAATTGGCATTTCCTGGAACACTTATAGTGCGGGGCTTACTGAACTCTCCCATAGCAAACTTATCTCTCAGACACTCACCAAATTCTCTAGCTTTATTCAGATCAACTGAGTCAGGTCTGTTTACCGCAATCGGATATTTATCAGTAGAGAAGGAATGTTCACCTATAAATGCTGCGGCTGCCACGGGTTTAAAGCCAGCTTCTATGGTCATATCGACTAATTCAAGAAGTGCGTCATCATATTCTCTGTTTCCATATACAACTACAGGAACAACAGGTGTTCCAGAAGCTTTGAGTGCAGAAAATCTTTCCAACGCAACAACCGGAACCCGTCCAGAATATACAGGAACCCCGATTATCACCAGATCATCATCATTACAGCCATAACTTGCAGGCACCCTGTCAATACGACTTACATCAATAATCTCGACACTATCTGCCTTAACTCCTTCAGCAATTGCACCCAGAACTTTTCTAGTTGTTCTGGTGGGTGAAAAACAAATAAGTTTCAATTTGGGACAAGACATAAATTAACTCCAATACTATTTATATGGGCATCGTTAAAATGTTATTTCAAAATATATCAGAGAATTAAATACAACCATCAATTGTTTCTGTAAACACACTGAATTATTTAAAACCGGATATCATTAAATTGATATCCGGTTTTAGATATGCTGCATATTTAGCGCACAAAAACTTACTTGGTAAGCTTTTCCCAATCAACATTGAACTGCTCAAGTCCTTTGTCAGTAAGTGGGTGCTTGGCAAGTTCACATATTACTTTATACGGAATAGTTGCCACATCAGCTCCTATAAGAGCAGAATCCAGTACATGCAGAGGATTGCGGATAGATGCAACCAAAATTTTGGTAGGAAAATCATAATTATCAAAAATTGTACGAATCTGCTTAATCAGTTCCATTCCATCATGAGAGATTCCGTCAAGCCGCCCAACAAATGGACTCACATATGTTGCTCCGGCTTTAGCTGCCAAAAGAGCCTGCAAGGGAGAAAAGACCAATGTAACATTGGTCTTCAGCCCTTTTTTATACAATACCTTTGTTGCCACTAACCCTTCAGAAGTCATCGGCACTTTGATCACAACATTTTCACCGAAGGCAGAAAGGGCCTCAGCCTCACGGATCATTTCATCTGCTGTCGCCCCCACGACTTCAAGGCTTACCGGCCCTTCAACTATTTTACATATTTCAGAGGCCTGTGCTTTCCAATCACCTCCCTCGCGTGAAAGAAGAGTTGGATTAGTCGTAACTCCATCCATCACCCCCTGAGCCTGAGCTGCTTTTATTTCATCCACATTTGCTGTATCCAAAAAGAATTCCATATATTTCTCCTTTTATATCTATAGCTTATTCTTTCATATAATAATTTTAATAGAAGCAAAAGAATTATCTCTATTTAGCTATTCAACTTAAATATTCAATCCAGTTACTTAAGTAGCTGTATACAGATTGCCAAGTCAGCATAAATATTTCATCTATGTTCCTTACCTTAAGTTGACATTTAGCAATAGTCGACGTAAAGAAATATCCATCATGAACGTAACTTATTCCAATCTTGCACTTTATTCTTGGTGGTGGCGCAGCTAATGCGTCGCGGTTGGTTACGTTTTAAAAGCGTATAGTAATAAACTAAATTTAATAGAAACCGCGACAGTGAAAACTGATCGCGGTTTTTTTATTGCCCGCGGTTCACTGTCGTAAAAACAGACATTCAGGAGAGAGAAAATGAGTAACAACGTAACTATTGATGCTAATGGTTTTTTCGGTGAATACGGTGGACAGTATGTCCCTGAACAGCTTCTTCCAATCCTGAACGAGCTGTCTGCAACATTTGAAAAATATAAAGATGATCCCGATTTTATCCAAGAATTTCAATACTACCTCACAAAGTATTCAGGACGTCCAACTCCGCTTTACTTATGTTCAAACCTGACCGAAGAACTCGGCGGTGCAAAGATTTACCTCAAACGAGAGGACCTTAACCACCTTGGCGCACATAAAGTTAACAATACCATTGGTCAGATTCTGCTTGCTAAACGTATGGGGAAAAAGAAAATTATTGCTGAAACCGGTGCCGGACAGCATGGTGTTGCCACAGCAGCAACAGCAGCCCTAATGGGGATGAAATGTACAGTCTATATGGGTGAAGTTGACGTTGAAAGGCAGAAACTTAATGTTTTCCGTATGCGAATGATGGGAGCAGAAGTTGTTGCTGCCAAATCCGGCCAAAAAACGCTTAAAGAAGCGGTAGATGAAGCCCTTGCAGCGTGGGTACAGGAGGCTGATGACACATTCTACCTTCTTGGTTCTGCTGTTGGACCTCATCCATATCCTATCATGGTCCGGACATTTCAGTCTGTCATCGGCAAAGAAGCAAAAGAACAATGTCTTGAAGACGAAGGCCGTCTACCTGATTTCTGCATTGCCTGTGTCGGTGGCGGATCAAATGCCATTGGACTTTTTTCTGACTTTGTTGATGACAAAGAAGTCAAACTTGTAGGAGTTGAACCATCTGGACGCAGTCTTAAAGATGGAGACCACGCGGCGACACTCTGCCTTGGTGAACCTGGTATTATGCATGGCTTCAACTCATACATGCTTAAAGACAATAACGGTGATCCTGCACCTGTTTACTCAATTTCCGCAGGACTTGACTATCCTAGCGTAGGGCCAGAGCATTCCCACCTGAAAGATCTGGGAAGAGCGGAGTATGTTCATGCTTCCGACAAAGAAGCAACTGATGCGTTCTTCAAACTTTCTCAGACTGAAGGGATTATTCCCGCACTGGAATCTTCACATGCACTGGCATATGCTATGAAACTCGCCCCCACTCTCGACAAAGAAAAGATTATTGTCGTGAACCTCTCTGGGCGCGGAGACAAAGATGTTGGTCAAATCGAAGAAATGATCAGTAGAGGCGAGCTTAAACTTCCATAAAACAACACCAGTCCATTCATCTGCCAAGCTCAGATTTGCATCTAAACTGGATTATTTGTCCAATATTTTAACAATTGATATAAAATATACAGCTAATTTTTATTAAATAAAACAGCCCGATCTGGTGTGCCACGCATCATGAATCGGGCTGTTTCATTACAGTAAAATAAATATCAATCTATCTGCCCTTGCAGAACTTCTCCTGAAAGCCATCTTTTATATGTCCCCTCGAAATCAATCATAATCAGCGATAAAAGCGGTAGGAACGACCCTAAGTTACCGTTTATTCCATATTTTTTCAGATATGCCCGCTGCCCTGTAAAAATCAAATCTTTCTGCACCATAACCATAGCATTTTGAGGGACCACCACTTTATTTTGGCCCTCGTGACTCTTTACACAGGCATTAAGATCACTCGAAATCCAGTTTCGACAAACAATTGGACGTACATCATAAATTGAGCACCTGTTTTCATGTAAGAACGGGCATGGACTAAAATAATCTTTAACAAAGGACTTCAAAGATTTTATTTCCAACGGTGCAGCAGCTTCTATGCATTTCTCAGTATATCTGGTGAATTCAGATTCGTCGCAATTCTGTGCCAAATACAGGGCAATATTAAATGCTTCATGAGGCATTAGAGATATGTGCGAAGAGCAACAGTACGAACATCCTGAAGAACAAGCCAACTCAAAGTCAGGATCTAAGATCTTTACCTGCTGTAAGATTGCATCAAAATTAGCCTCAAATAAGCGAATCCCCTTCTCCACTAATTGCCGCGGGAAAAGATTATCTTCCGGAGTGATTCCATTTAAGTCAGCGCAAACAGCAAAACTCATATCCCGAAGAAACTTTATAACTTCAGGATGATCCTCAAATAGAGGCAGAACATGTTTAAGACCATCATCAACAATTCTATCAAATTTACTCATCTAATCCCCCGCAATATACAACTTAGCATTTGATTATTACTTAAAAACAAAATTAAAAAAAGTCCCCTCAAGCAAAGCCGGAGGGGACAAAACAACTCATATATCAAATGACTAAGGAGATAAGCATAGCAAGCTTACTTTTTATAGGCTAAAGAAAAACTTCTACTCAGAAAAATCAAGTTTTCAAAAGATCACTTTCAAAAAAAGATTACTTTTCATCTGGAGCTATTCGGCTTCGGTTAGCGAGAAATACTCCTGATATATTATGCCAAAGACTAAACAAAGCGCCCGGCAATGCACTGGCTACGCTGAAATATTTAGTTGCCAGGGCAACTCCTAAACCAGAATTTTGCATGCCGACCTCAATAGCCAAAGTAAGACAGTCTTTTCGTGGAAGACCAGCTACTTTACCAACACCATATCCAGCCAGTAGCCCCCCCAGATTGTGCAGGGCAACAGCTGCAAAAACGAGCATCGGAAATGTTGCGAGCATATCGTGATTAAGTCCGATTATACACGCAATGAGCAGAGCAATGACCAAGATGGAAACTGTCGGAAAAATATGAATGACTGGATCAAGTTTACTGCGCAAAAGACGCCTCAAAACAAGTCCATCAACAAGTGGAAAAATAACAATCCAAAAGACGGATTTAACCATCGGCAAAAAAGGAATATCAATCTGCTGATTTAAAACAACATAAATGATTGCAGGAGTAAGAATTGGAGCCAGAAGAGTTGAAATGAGCGTCATCGTTACGGAAAGAGCAACATTAGCTTTAGCCAGATGAGCAATCACATTTGATGCAGTCCCCCCAGGGCATGCCCCGATGACTACCATGCCGATCATCGCTTCCTGTGGCAGTCCCAGAACTGACGATAAAAGAACTGCGAGTAATGGCATAACTGTGTATTGTAAAAGAATCCCTAATCCTACAGCCTTATAATTTCTTATGGCAACCACAAAGTCTTTGAACTCAAGAGTTAGTCCCATGCCAAACATAATAAGACCAAGACAAAGGGCTATATGAGGCTTAAGCCAGATAAAAAGGGATGGATCAATGAAAGCAATTGCACTCAACAAGACAGCCAGGAACAAAAAGTGCCTTTCAATAAGGCTACAAAAAGACGAAATCATTTATCCCCCAATAAAAAATACAATACTAAGAACTGTTTCGTGCTGTAGTGCATAATTTTTATCTACGCAAGTAAGAAAATTATGTCAGAAAACATAATTATTTTTATGTATAAAACTATCTGCAAAATTATTTTTTCTTACAAACAGGGATAAAATCTAAATTTTTCATATATTTTAATATACACCACAAGCAAATATTCACATTCAGAGATTAAACATGTCATGAATATAACATGTGACTAAGTCAGTGCGATTGAATTGGAGGATGAGTTCAAAAAGGATTTATTCTAAAAGCAGAAATACTATAAGCCTATTTAGCACCCAAGAAGTATATCAACATTGATTAACAACATAATAAGACATTACAATCATAGTAGAATGTATCGACCACTTAAAATAAACCTTAAAACAATTTGAAGGACAGGCAGGTTAACAGATCAAATATTTTAATTCATTAAGATAAACGCGATACTTCTGAACTAACGGGCCTAAAGCTTCAGTCATGCCAAGTTTAGAGACATCATGAATTGTTGTGCCCAGACGACAGAGCGGTGCGAGGCTGAAATTTGCAGCAGCACCTTTAAGGCTGTGCCCTAAACGCCCAACTTCTTCAATATTTCCAGAGTCAAGACTGCGTTCCATCATTTCCAATTCTTCAAACTGGTGAACCACAAAATGCGGTATTAGTTCCCTCAGGTCTTCTTTTATAATAAACATACTTTGACCTGTCTCTTCTCCGGATATCATTCTTTACTCCGTAATTTTTATACTTTCAGGTAAATCAACCTGTTGAGATACAGCTGCAATTGAAGAACGTATTGTATCCCACTTAACAGGCTTAGCGATAAATCCGTCACACCCGGCAGATTTACTTTCTTCCTTGTGGTTACCTAAAATATGAGCAGCAAGAGCAATAATTGTAGACCTCATTCTCTCATCTTTTGCTTCTATATCGCGCATTTTTTTTACAGCTTTCATCCCACCCACTAAAGAATGATCAACATCCATAAAAACAATGTCGTAAATATTTTCTGAAAAAAGCTGAGCAGCCCTTAATCCATCCACTGCAGTCGTTACATCTGCACCTGTATCAGTGATAAAAAGTTCAAATATTTTTCGATGATCTTCATTCTCTTCTACAAGAAGCACACTCAAACCTTTCCCGCTCTTTTGCTGAAGAACATTTTTAGTCTCCCAGGCAGCAGCAAGGCAATGCATCAAATCACTATCAAAGACAGGTTTAATTAAAATATAACCAGCACCTGCTATCCTTGCTTCATGTTTTTCCTCTTCTGTGCAGCCGGCTGAAAACATTATCGTAACCATGCTGGCAAGCGATCCAACATGCTGTGCCTTTGCAAGAAAATCAATAGCTGCCATATCCTGCATTTTACTATCCAGTAAAATCAGATTGAAAGAACTTCCACGATCTACGACAGATTTAAGATAATCAAGTCCTTCTTCACCGCTTGCAGCAGCTACAACATCAGCACCTAATGATTTTAACCGACGGCTTAAAACCTCACGCACAGTATGATTATCATCAATTAAAAGTACGCTTGTTCCAGAAAAATCTGCTGCAACACCATTGGCTTCATTAACTGACTGTTTAAAAGGAATAGATAAGTAGAAAACACTACCATCACCGCTTTTACTCTCAAACCAGATTTTTCCATCCATCAGCGAGACAAGCCGTGACGCTGAAGCCAGTCCTAAACCTACACCGCCGAACTCTCTGCTGGTTGAAGAGTCAGCCTGCGCAAAACTTTCAAATATATCACAGTACTGTCCTTCAGGAATACCTATGCCAGTATCACGCACAGCATACAATAATCGGTCAAAATCATCTCCTGATTTCTCAAGACTAAGTCGCACTTCCACCTCTCCGCTAGAAGTAAACTTCACGGCATTGGCAACAATATTCGTCAAAATCTGGCGGACACGTACAGGATCTCCTACAACAAATGCTGGTACGTCCTGATCCACATCACAAATAACTTCGAGATCTCTGGCATGTGCCGATTGGGCGAGACTTTTACAAACACTTTGAACATCTTTAGACGGATCAAAAGCAATCGGTACAAGCTCAATCTGACCAGATTCAAGCATAACAAAATCTAAAATATCATTTATAATTTTCAGAAGCAGCTCACCTGCTCCCTTGAAAATTTCAACATACCCTACCTGCTCAGGATCAAGTTCTGTTTCGAAAAGTAAATCCCCCATGCCCAGAATAGTATTCATGGGAGTCCTTATTTCGTGGCTCATCATTGCCAAAAACTGACTTTTAAACTGACTGGCATTTTCTGCCTTTTCTTTAGCTTTTTCAAGTTCTTTAACTGTGAATGAGAGCTCTCCCAGAACCGCATTTAAGTGATTCTCTGCACTCACACGGTATTCAACCTCTTTGCTGAGTTTGAGGTTCGCTAAAGTCAGTTCTTTGGTCCGTTGCTCAACCTTCTTCTCAAGTTCATCATTCATATTTGAAAAATTGAGAGCTAGAGAATTTAGAGAACGAGCAAGTTCGCCGACTTCATCAGCCCGGCCTTCATGATTGAACTCCGTAAAATCACCATTGATAATACCTGAAGCCTGTTTTGAAAGCCTGATAACAGGAGTGACAAAGGATTTATTAAGAAAGAAAATTATGAAGATGACCCCAGCAAAAGCTATAGCCAAGGAATATGGTAGCAAATAATATAGGAGATGATGTATGCGTTTATTTACATAATTTTCTAAAAGGCCTACTTTAACAAGCCCAAGAAACTCACCATCTCTTAAAATTCTTTTTTCAACGAAAATCATTTCATCAGTATTGAGTTTTTTATCTGTACTGAATTCGCTGTAAGGCTTTCCATTAGGATCATATACACCACAAAAAGCAATTGCCGGTGCAGTACAAGCACTGCTGACCAGTTCATCAAGCCTGTTGTGCTGATACTTAATGATTGCCTGCCCACTGGAATAAGCCACAAGAGAAGCAACACCATCCCCCTCTGACTTGAGTGACTCAATTATCTCATTCTGCTGAAAATTCACAACAAAATATCCAAGCGGGCAAAAGACCAGTGCCATAATGAGTAAAAGTCCTAAAGTAACTTTATATCTGATCCTAAAAAAATTAAACATTCAGAACCAATTTCCCATATTATTTAACAGAGCAATCCGGATGAATCTCACCGGAAATAAGCTTAACACGTAAATCTTCAATTTTATCCAGAACATCAGAAGATATCAAATGTCTGGTATACTTCATTTCGGAAAGAGCTACCCCCCCGTTAGATAAATCATACATTTTGATTCCTGGCACAAAGTTTCCATCCAAAATGGATAGGACCTCTTGATACACAGCTAAATCAAGGCGTTTCATCATACTGGTTAGAACAAAACCTTTGGCCATATCATCTTGATCTGAATCAACTCCCACAACATAATTTCCGGAATTGCGGGCAGCCTGAATTACACCATTTCCAGAAAGGCCAGCCACAGCGTAAATAATGTCAGCCCCGTCAGTATACATCTGCTTAGCTATAATATTCGCCTTCTTAGGATCTTCATATCCTTTTTCCAAATTTCCATTCCATACATACTTTACATCTATCTCAACATCATTACCGGACAGTTTAACACCATATTTAAATCCATTCAAAAAATCTTTGATCACATAGTGTTCGTTACCACCGATAAACCCCACTCTTCCAGTCTTTGTCTGCCAGCCGCAAAGAGCACCGACAAGGCATGATCCTGAAAATTGCCCGAAATAAATGGAGGACACATTTTTGTAGCCATCAATTTTAGCATCATTAATTATAAAATATACTTCAGGATGTTTTTTTATAAACTCCAAAATAAGATCATGATTAGCTGAAGAATTTATTACAATAATCCCACAACCTTTAAGCAGGAGCGAATTTATCTTCTCTGGAACATCCTTGCGTTCTTCCCCTGTTGTACAGACCACTACATTTAAATGCCGTTCATTTTGCAGTCTGCGAAGTCCGGATATGGTAATCCCATTGAATGAATCATCATCAAGAGTCAGGCCGCCTACAAGAAATCCTACAGTATCAGAATTTGCATGACTATAGACTGGATATAGGCATATACAGAACACCAACATAACCTTAGACAGAATCATTAAATTAACTTGATACCTGCCCATAACGCATCTCCGTATTAAGCAAAGTAGGAAATAAGATGCTACTCCTCTTCATGATCAAGCAGTCCCCCAAGATCCGCACCTAAAACGCGTCCCGGCCATTTGTAGAAGCAATAGCCGTTTTCTTCCACGAATTTACGGATTTTCTGCTGCCCTCCTCGAGCAAACGGCAAAGAAGCAAATCCTATATGCTGTTTGGTTACCTCAATATCTCCAAAAAGATACATCAAGTTAAAAGGTACTGCTTTTTCAGGGT includes:
- a CDS encoding response regulator, with the translated sequence MALVFCPLGYFVVNFQQNEIIESLKSEGDGVASLVAYSSGQAIIKYQHNRLDELVSSACTAPAIAFCGVYDPNGKPYSEFSTDKKLNTDEMIFVEKRILRDGEFLGLVKVGLLENYVNKRIHHLLYYLLPYSLAIAFAGVIFIIFFLNKSFVTPVIRLSKQASGIINGDFTEFNHEGRADEVGELARSLNSLALNFSNMNDELEKKVEQRTKELTLANLKLSKEVEYRVSAENHLNAVLGELSFTVKELEKAKEKAENASQFKSQFLAMMSHEIRTPMNTILGMGDLLFETELDPEQVGYVEIFKGAGELLLKIINDILDFVMLESGQIELVPIAFDPSKDVQSVCKSLAQSAHARDLEVICDVDQDVPAFVVGDPVRVRQILTNIVANAVKFTSSGEVEVRLSLEKSGDDFDRLLYAVRDTGIGIPEGQYCDIFESFAQADSSTSREFGGVGLGLASASRLVSLMDGKIWFESKSGDGSVFYLSIPFKQSVNEANGVAADFSGTSVLLIDDNHTVREVLSRRLKSLGADVVAAASGEEGLDYLKSVVDRGSSFNLILLDSKMQDMAAIDFLAKAQHVGSLASMVTIMFSAGCTEEEKHEARIAGAGYILIKPVFDSDLMHCLAAAWETKNVLQQKSGKGLSVLLVEENEDHRKIFELFITDTGADVTTAVDGLRAAQLFSENIYDIVFMDVDHSLVGGMKAVKKMRDIEAKDERMRSTIIALAAHILGNHKEESKSAGCDGFIAKPVKWDTIRSSIAAVSQQVDLPESIKITE
- a CDS encoding BMP family lipoprotein, with protein sequence MGRYQVNLMILSKVMLVFCICLYPVYSHANSDTVGFLVGGLTLDDDSFNGITISGLRRLQNERHLNVVVCTTGEERKDVPEKINSLLLKGCGIIVINSSANHDLILEFIKKHPEVYFIINDAKIDGYKNVSSIYFGQFSGSCLVGALCGWQTKTGRVGFIGGNEHYVIKDFLNGFKYGVKLSGNDVEIDVKYVWNGNLEKGYEDPKKANIIAKQMYTDGADIIYAVAGLSGNGVIQAARNSGNYVVGVDSDQDDMAKGFVLTSMMKRLDLAVYQEVLSILDGNFVPGIKMYDLSNGGVALSEMKYTRHLISSDVLDKIEDLRVKLISGEIHPDCSVK